Within the Bacillus pumilus genome, the region GAAGCTTGGGCAGAGCTTGGTGTCATTCCGAAAGAAGACGTTGTGACTATGCGTAAGAATGCAAGCTTTGATATTGATCGTATTCTAGAGATTGAACAAGACACGCGCCATGACGTGGTTGCCTTTACGCGTGCTGTATCTGAATCTCTAGGAGAAGAAAGAAAGTGGGTTCATTACGGGTTAACATCTACAGACGTAGTGGATACGGCGCTTTCATATCTATTAAAACAGGCGAACGATATCTTGCTCAAGGACATTGAGAGATTTGTTGACATCCTAAAAGAAAAAGCGAAAGAGCATAAATACACGGTCATGATGGGACGTACACATGGTGTACACGCTGAACCGACAACATTTGGTCTGAAGCTTGGTCTTTGGTACGAAGAAATGAAGCGTAACCTAGAACGTTTTAAACAAGCAAAAGCCGGCATCGAATTTGGCAAAATTTCTGGGGCTGTTGGCACATATGCGAACATCGACCCGTTTGTTGAGCAATATGTATGTGAGAAGCTTGGCATCAAAGCTGCACCAATCTCCACCCAAACCTTGCAGCGTGATCGTCATGCAGACTACATGGCAACTCTTGCACTCGTCGCAACAAGCATTGAGAAATTTGCTGTTGAAATTCGTGGTCTTCAAAAGAGTGAAACACGTGAAGTAGAAGAGTTCTTTGCAAAAGGACAAAAAGGATCATCAGCAATGCCGCATAAACGGAATCCAATCGGCTCTGAAAATATGACGGGAATTGCCCGTGTGATCCG harbors:
- the purB gene encoding adenylosuccinate lyase, encoding MIERYARPEMSAIWTEENKFNAWLEVEILACEAWAELGVIPKEDVVTMRKNASFDIDRILEIEQDTRHDVVAFTRAVSESLGEERKWVHYGLTSTDVVDTALSYLLKQANDILLKDIERFVDILKEKAKEHKYTVMMGRTHGVHAEPTTFGLKLGLWYEEMKRNLERFKQAKAGIEFGKISGAVGTYANIDPFVEQYVCEKLGIKAAPISTQTLQRDRHADYMATLALVATSIEKFAVEIRGLQKSETREVEEFFAKGQKGSSAMPHKRNPIGSENMTGIARVIRGYMLTAYENVPLWHERDISHSSAERIILPDATIALNYMLNRFSNIVKNLTVFPENMKRNMDRTLGLIYSQRVLLALIDTGMAREEAYDTVQPKAMEAWEKQVPFRSLVEAEEKITSRLTPEQIADCFDYNYHLKNVDMIFERLGLA